From the Anoplopoma fimbria isolate UVic2021 breed Golden Eagle Sablefish chromosome 14, Afim_UVic_2022, whole genome shotgun sequence genome, one window contains:
- the LOC129102345 gene encoding nucleus accumbens-associated protein 2 isoform X2 — protein MSQLLHVEIPNFGATVLGSLNEQRLLGHYCDVSILVKGQAFKAHRAVLAASSLYFRDLFSSSTKSQFELPSSVTPACFEQILTFCYTGKLTMAASEQLVVMYTAGYLQIQHIVERGMDLMFKANSPHCDSQTAGSLEEAGSEPQSPCNNGNGLAVAALLGTPGWSPSLLMPQRKIKLEGGDPTPLTTHLAHGKISSSELGSRLARASSLFYTTAGGTAIPGMPSYHHQGAGGGGTGGGAGVERSSPGASSLPTTDSPTSYQNEDEEFEEEPYDGITEDAYSHLYGRSANPYVQDKPEMAAMPLALESRNCVLIRRDLVALPASLISQIGYRCHPKLYTEGDPGEKLELVAGTQVFMTRGQLMNCHLCAGIKHKVLLRRLLATFFDRNTLANSCGTGIRSSTSDPSRKPLDSRVLNAVKLYCQNFNPNFKESEMNVIAADMCTNARRVRKRWLPKIKSMLPDGMEVYRAGMGMGAAVGLGLALGAAQPGVPLPFEPDFKALDQRLYPDRKDPLRTHPALADSSPGSGAAGAEAEGEGEGAVQEDQEEDEDDAGLESVDGSLGAPSLIPGAEAGNCGDTPPEQEVENFGQGLRVNGQ, from the exons ATGTCCCAGCTGCTCCATGTGGAGATCCCAAACTTTGGAGCCACAGTTCTGGGCTCCCTTAATGAGCAGCGCCTGCTGGGACACTACTGCGATGTATCCATCCTGGTCAAAG GTCAGGCTTTCAAAGCCCACCGGGCCGTTTTGGCTGCCAGCAGCCTCTACTTTCGTGACCTCTTCAGCAGCTCCACCAAGAGCCAGTTTGAGTTGCCCTCCTCAGTCACACCTGCTTGCTTTGAGCAGATCCTCACTTTCTGCTATACAGGGAAGCTAACAATGGCAGCTAGTGAACAGCTGGTGGTCATGTACACAGCTGGCTACCTCCAGATTCAGCATATAGTTGAAAGAGGCATGGACCTAATGTTCAAGGCAAACTCACCTCACTGTGACTCGCAAACAGCCGGGTCTTTAGAGGAAGCAGGATCCGAGCCGCAGAGTCCTTGTAATAATGGAAACGGGTTAGCGGTGGCTGCCCTTCTGGGAACCCCGGGCTGGTCTCCATCCCTACTCATGCCTCAGCGTAAGATTAAACTAGAAGGGGGTGACCCGACGCCCCTGACAACACATTTGGCGCATGGCAAGATTTCGTCTTCGGAGTTGGGGAGTCGCTTGGCAAGGGCCAGTTCACTGTTCTACACGACGGCTGGTGGCACCGCCATCCCCGGTATGCCTTCTTACCACCATCAAGGGGCCGGTGGCGGTGGAacgggaggaggagcaggagttGAAAGGTCCAGTCCTGGAGCGTCCAGCCTGCCAACCACTGACAGTCCTACATCCTACCAGAATGAGGATGAGGAGTTTGAGGAAGAGCCCTATGATGGGATCACAGAGGACGCCTACAGTCATCTCTACGGACGTTCCGCTAACCCTTACG TCCAGGACAAGCCGGAGATGGCAGCGATGCCCTTGGCCTTGGAGAGCCGCAACTGTGTGCTGATCCGCAGGGACCTGGTGGCACTGCCTGCGAGCCTCATCAGCCAGATAGGATACCGCTGCCACCCTAAGCTCTACACTGAGGGGGACCCTGGGGAGAAGCTGGAATTGGTAGCTG GTACACAGGTGTTCATGACTCGTGGACAGCTGATGAATTGTCATCTATGTGCTGGTATCAAACACAAAGTCTTGCTTCGCCGCCTGCTAGCCACGTTCTTCGATAG AAACACTTTAGCCAATAGCTGTGGGACAGGCATCCGCTCCTCGACCAGTGACCCCAGTAGGAAACCCCTGGACAGCAGGGTCCTCAACGCTGTCAAAC tCTACTGTCAAAATTTCAACCCCAACTTCAAGGAGAGTGAAATGAATGTGATTGCTGCTGACATGTGCACGAATGCGAGGCGTGTCCGCAAGCGATGGTTGCCCAAGATCAAGTCCATGCTGCCCGATGGCATGGAGGTGTACCGCGCAGGAATGGGCATGGGTGCTGCTGTGGGTCTGGGCCTAGCACTGGGTGCCGCTCAACCAGGGGTGCCCCTCCCCTTCGAGCCTGACTTCAAGGCCCTAGACCAAAGGTTGTATCCAGATCGCAAGGACCCTCTCAGGACTCACCCAGCGCTGGCAGACAGCAGCCCCGGGTCTGGGGCAGCTGGAGCAGAGGCTGAAGGTGAAGGCGAGGGAGCAGTCCAGGAGGatcaggaggaagatgaggatgatGCTGGGTTAGAAAGTGTAGACGGATCACTGGGGGCGCCATCTTTGATCCCAGGAGCTGAGGCAGGCAATTGTGGCGACACGCCGCCCGAGCAGGAAGTGGAAAATTTTGGACAAGGTCTGAGGGTGAACGGACAGTGA
- the LOC129102345 gene encoding nucleus accumbens-associated protein 2 isoform X1: MSQLLHVEIPNFGATVLGSLNEQRLLGHYCDVSILVKGQAFKAHRAVLAASSLYFRDLFSSSTKSQFELPSSVTPACFEQILTFCYTGKLTMAASEQLVVMYTAGYLQIQHIVERGMDLMFKANSPHCDSQTAGSLEEAGSEPQSPCNNGNGLAVAALLGTPGWSPSLLMPQRKIKLEGGDPTPLTTHLAHGKISSSELGSRLARASSLFYTTAGGTAIPGMPSYHHQGAGGGGTGGGAGVERSSPGASSLPTTDSPTSYQNEDEEFEEEPYDGITEDAYSHLYGRSANPYGIQDKPEMAAMPLALESRNCVLIRRDLVALPASLISQIGYRCHPKLYTEGDPGEKLELVAGTQVFMTRGQLMNCHLCAGIKHKVLLRRLLATFFDRNTLANSCGTGIRSSTSDPSRKPLDSRVLNAVKLYCQNFNPNFKESEMNVIAADMCTNARRVRKRWLPKIKSMLPDGMEVYRAGMGMGAAVGLGLALGAAQPGVPLPFEPDFKALDQRLYPDRKDPLRTHPALADSSPGSGAAGAEAEGEGEGAVQEDQEEDEDDAGLESVDGSLGAPSLIPGAEAGNCGDTPPEQEVENFGQGLRVNGQ; the protein is encoded by the exons ATGTCCCAGCTGCTCCATGTGGAGATCCCAAACTTTGGAGCCACAGTTCTGGGCTCCCTTAATGAGCAGCGCCTGCTGGGACACTACTGCGATGTATCCATCCTGGTCAAAG GTCAGGCTTTCAAAGCCCACCGGGCCGTTTTGGCTGCCAGCAGCCTCTACTTTCGTGACCTCTTCAGCAGCTCCACCAAGAGCCAGTTTGAGTTGCCCTCCTCAGTCACACCTGCTTGCTTTGAGCAGATCCTCACTTTCTGCTATACAGGGAAGCTAACAATGGCAGCTAGTGAACAGCTGGTGGTCATGTACACAGCTGGCTACCTCCAGATTCAGCATATAGTTGAAAGAGGCATGGACCTAATGTTCAAGGCAAACTCACCTCACTGTGACTCGCAAACAGCCGGGTCTTTAGAGGAAGCAGGATCCGAGCCGCAGAGTCCTTGTAATAATGGAAACGGGTTAGCGGTGGCTGCCCTTCTGGGAACCCCGGGCTGGTCTCCATCCCTACTCATGCCTCAGCGTAAGATTAAACTAGAAGGGGGTGACCCGACGCCCCTGACAACACATTTGGCGCATGGCAAGATTTCGTCTTCGGAGTTGGGGAGTCGCTTGGCAAGGGCCAGTTCACTGTTCTACACGACGGCTGGTGGCACCGCCATCCCCGGTATGCCTTCTTACCACCATCAAGGGGCCGGTGGCGGTGGAacgggaggaggagcaggagttGAAAGGTCCAGTCCTGGAGCGTCCAGCCTGCCAACCACTGACAGTCCTACATCCTACCAGAATGAGGATGAGGAGTTTGAGGAAGAGCCCTATGATGGGATCACAGAGGACGCCTACAGTCATCTCTACGGACGTTCCGCTAACCCTTACGGTA TCCAGGACAAGCCGGAGATGGCAGCGATGCCCTTGGCCTTGGAGAGCCGCAACTGTGTGCTGATCCGCAGGGACCTGGTGGCACTGCCTGCGAGCCTCATCAGCCAGATAGGATACCGCTGCCACCCTAAGCTCTACACTGAGGGGGACCCTGGGGAGAAGCTGGAATTGGTAGCTG GTACACAGGTGTTCATGACTCGTGGACAGCTGATGAATTGTCATCTATGTGCTGGTATCAAACACAAAGTCTTGCTTCGCCGCCTGCTAGCCACGTTCTTCGATAG AAACACTTTAGCCAATAGCTGTGGGACAGGCATCCGCTCCTCGACCAGTGACCCCAGTAGGAAACCCCTGGACAGCAGGGTCCTCAACGCTGTCAAAC tCTACTGTCAAAATTTCAACCCCAACTTCAAGGAGAGTGAAATGAATGTGATTGCTGCTGACATGTGCACGAATGCGAGGCGTGTCCGCAAGCGATGGTTGCCCAAGATCAAGTCCATGCTGCCCGATGGCATGGAGGTGTACCGCGCAGGAATGGGCATGGGTGCTGCTGTGGGTCTGGGCCTAGCACTGGGTGCCGCTCAACCAGGGGTGCCCCTCCCCTTCGAGCCTGACTTCAAGGCCCTAGACCAAAGGTTGTATCCAGATCGCAAGGACCCTCTCAGGACTCACCCAGCGCTGGCAGACAGCAGCCCCGGGTCTGGGGCAGCTGGAGCAGAGGCTGAAGGTGAAGGCGAGGGAGCAGTCCAGGAGGatcaggaggaagatgaggatgatGCTGGGTTAGAAAGTGTAGACGGATCACTGGGGGCGCCATCTTTGATCCCAGGAGCTGAGGCAGGCAATTGTGGCGACACGCCGCCCGAGCAGGAAGTGGAAAATTTTGGACAAGGTCTGAGGGTGAACGGACAGTGA